The following DNA comes from Oreochromis niloticus isolate F11D_XX linkage group LG23, O_niloticus_UMD_NMBU, whole genome shotgun sequence.
TGATTGGATGCTGTAGCAGCACTTGGCCAATAAGATCCGCATGCTTGTCAGCTGATCATCTTTAGGGACAGCCCACTCAGACACAGCATGAAATATTCAGCTCTGttcatgaataaaacaaaagctcTCAAACAGGTACAATTCCCAGttgaatttttatttaatgaacAACTTTTGCTTacagaaatatataaaatattctCACTGAAACATTTGAGTACAAAGATGAAATGAATCTCAACATATTAGGACTCTTCATAGGGCTAAACATCTGCCTCCACTGAGCTGATGGAGAATGCcatgaaatgttttctttgtcttgtgAGAAGATCTGCAAGCTTCACAAATGCGTCTTTAAACCAAATATCATATTTAATTTGTAGAATGTCTTTGCCCAGATAGGGATAAGTTGAAAGGGCAATGATCTGAGCTTCCTCTTGATTTACAAAGAGGGACAAAGACCTGCAAAAGCAaagcctgtaaacacagttaaaTTGTCTGAAACTCTGGTGTGCAGGGTGACCTtcaaacaaagagagaaagttgcTGTTAAGGAAAATAAAGCCGCACAGACTTGTGCCACATGGAAACAAATCGAAGAGGAAATAATACAGAAGAAAAAGCCGACTGCAGATAGCTAAACCTGTAGACGACTCATCAgatttttagttttcatttgCTTATATAAACTACAGTGAAAGCGTTCACTCATAGGCATCTTATGGTTCTTGTCAAACACACCATTTAGGATGAATACCTACATTTCATCTGCTTTTAAAAAGACTTATTTTCTCTGTCATTTGTTCAACATCCACAGCACTCTCAGTAACAGCTTTCCAATGACACTGACTGTAAACACATACTGTTGAACCAACGCAGCCTGGATTGCTGATAAGCATCTTCCAATATCTCATCGATTATCAATCACAATGGTATAGAGCTTAGTGTAtgatcaactcaacagtttgCAGCAGGATAAAAGATAACGTAGAAATCCAAAATGTAACCTAGAGAATTATCGCATTGAATCAAATACAATACTCCAAATAAAGAGCATATTAATGCACAAACAGAACCAACGGaacaaacacatattaacaTATAAATACTAAtacaaaatattgatatttgagATTTAGAATTATCTGTTGAAAATACAGAGTCATATACATTTTATGTTGAAACCACGTCAAGGAGGTGTAAAAGATGGTATTTCCTTGTTATTCTTGTCAATCTAAATGTGTGGCGATTAGATATGTGAGATAAGCTGAACTGTAACAGTGATGGTTTTTCTGGACTTTCCTCCTCTACATTCAAGCAGTCTTCCAAGAGAAAACACTAGAGAGTTCAGTTGCATTAGTTTTGTTGTCAATATGAAAATTGCTGTAACATAGGAAATTTAAACCAACATTAACAAATgcaattaaaatatattttcaaaagtGCCAAATGTCACTTGCTACATTAAATTAGGCTTCATCGACATGAGTCAGAGCCTTAGGTCATGTTCTTAAGCATGTTTGAAGAATAGCGTAGTATAAAACAGCACTGGTTTTTTGAGGAATATTTGTATGCCTATAAATCATCTTAGCCAACTTGTTTTTGCTAATAActgacacacactcactcttttGGGTAGTACATAGTGCCCCCAACCCTGTTTCTCTACAGAGACAAGCTTAAACCTGGATAATGTCTGCTGTTATTGTCATATTTTCATTTACTTCCAGAGATGAGCAGACTGGGAATCACTGTCTTTAACACTGCGCTGGCTTAAGATTGTATTTCCAAGATGGCCCTGTGTATCTCCAGGAAGGAGGGCCGTTCTTTTGCGTTCCTCCTCCAGCAGCTCAGCATGATCTTGTAGAGCGAGTCCGGGCACAGCACAGGTTGAGGCAGGTAGATCTGCACAATATGGATTGAGATATTAACTCAGGGAATCAACAGAGTTTACTGTTTTTGCACTTTAGACTGTTTTGCTGTTTCCTTTAAttgaaaaatacaatttattaattaactTCCAGTTTGGGTTCAGAGCAAACACGTTCACCACAATGGCTGTAATAATGAAAGAAGTTTATGGGTAACAAGAAAAGCACTGTGGAGGTGTTTATTGACACtggcaaataaaaaaattaagcgAAATTTATTAAATAAGAAAGAATCATATCAAACTAGTATTAAACACTTTCAGCTGTGATATTTAGACTATAAATTAGTGGCTCCATTAGTGTAATGGTTGACACATTTGTCTAACATGTAGCTCCTTGGTGTGAActcaggaggagacacaaatccacAGAAGGATTGTGTCAGGAggcatctggtgtaaaaatATGCCAAATCGAATATATGGATCTATTTGCTGTAGCCACCTTTCGTGAATAAGAGAGCACAGCATTTTGTTGGAAGGCTCATTAAAACAATGTGGAAAGAAATGTCTGAACCCAAACCGAATATATCTAATATCAAAACTAGCACACCTACATCATCATTCCCTATTATCTCCATACATGACCTACTGTGTGAAGGTATGGGTATTTAGTATTTGGTGTTTGTTTGGTGAAATCTAtagaaaaatgtcttttcctttAGAATAGGATAAAACTTCAGCTaacacattttcattcattcatttgtgttcttcccattttaattaaattctttgttgtaaaacagttttttaaattgttttacaacaagtgatgtttattttttgttcaaaAATGGTGATAATAACTAAATTTTTCTtataaaaaagggggaaaaaaagatgacaAAATGCTTCTGTCAGCCCTCACCTGTCGTTTCTGGTCCCTGAAAAACTCTCCCGTGTTTTCTATCACCTGCTCATCAGTGAGCTGAGAGTAGGGCTGTTCCTTGCAGAAGTTTAGTATCTCCCACAGGGTCACCCCGAAGGCCCATACGTCGCTGGCTGTGGTGAACTTCCCCTGCAAAGCAGAAGATtgcaagcattttttttttctactttgtaATAATCACTGCTGAAAAGCAGATGGGTAATTTTTAGTGTGAACAAACAACAGCATTTATGAGGGATAATGTTTACTAATCAATAATTGACTTGAAAGCTATCTGCTATCTGTTAAATACTTGTTTTAcaagtagaaaaataaatagaGCAATAGATAGATAAGCAGACAGATGAGGTGTTGGTGGCGCAAATCACATGATTGTGGTTTCAGCTGAAATTAGCAACACTGATGAGTAACAATCataataaaatactaaataaaaatactaaaatgttttttgtttcagtgtCAGTAGAAAAATAATACAGTTTATCATtactataaaatatttttattacataAAGTAATGTCATAAACATAACTGACAATCTATGGTATATGAATTATCAtgtaattgttttcttttatactAAATTAACTATTTACTAAAGTTTAATTAGATATGAATTTACAATTTATCAGTAACAGTTGAATAAAGTGATGTTTTTGCAGGAAGTCCTCACCAGCAGGATGCTTTCCCATGACATCCAGCGTATAGGCAGCACTGCCCGGCCCTGGATGCGATAGTAGTCCCCACTGTACAGGTTTCTGCTCATGCCAAAGTCAGCTATCTTTATTGTGTACTTTTTGCCCACCAGACAGTTTCGTGTGGCCAAGTCTCGATGAACAAAGTTAAGTGAGGATAGATATTTCATCCCCGAGGCTATCTGAGTGGCCATGTAGCAGAGATTAGTGAAGCTGGGGAGGAGAGAgaataaatattcaaataatttgcttgaaaatcatgtttacatgtgtttgcATATATTAGCCCCCTTCCTACCTCACAGTAGGTGCATTGCTAAGCAGAGCAAGATGTCCCTCTGGTTCGTGGCGGGACAAGAACTGGTTGAGATCTCCGTTCTCCATGTACTCTGTGATCATGCAGAAAGGGTCGCTGTGGATGCACACAGCTAGGAGGCGAATGATGTTGGGATCCTTCAAACGTGACATGATCTTTATTTCTTTAAGGAAGTCATTCCTTCCAATGGAAAACAATTTGCAAGTTaaaagtgagaaaaataaaaacttcacATGTATGCTTgcaatttcatttcatttaaagggtACAAGAAGCAGCGGCACACCTGGCATTTTTATTGGCATCTGAACGGAGCATCTTCACAGCCACCAAGACGGGCTCGTCTTCTGTGATGTCAAACAAAAACTCTTTATTCATAAACTCCTGCATTCCTTCTGCCTCACACAGGTGCACCTAGCAGAGAAAGAGGGAGCGGGGAGAGTGAGATTCAAAACATGACTTGTGTTTTATCTTATGCAAAGCTGTAACCAAAGCTGTAACCTGCACCTCTCCAAACTGGCCTTCTCCAAGCTTCTCTTTAAATGTGAGCAGTTTTCGTGGGAACTCCTCCACAGCAACATCCTTCCCTGACAACAGGTCCATAGTTACTGCAGGGATGGCATAGGTGTTGCTTCCAGTTACACCTTGTAGGTTTACAACATCTGCCTCTGCATAGTGAGGGACGCCGTCTTGGACTGCAAAAGAGGCAGTGGATTTAGAAGCAGAAGTGCTGGTCGAACCTGAAATGCAACACGAGACGTGGTAACTATAAATAAGTGCAAatgaatataaatacatttgaatttgtAAGTACCCGAGTTTGCCTGCTTACTGGGCTCTTCTGTTCTCTGTGAAAACTCCGGCAGCTTACTTATGAGGCGCGAAGGTTCCTGGTAGTCTGGACCAAGAGGAAAGATGTGCTCATAGGTGGAATTAGACTCCTGTGCATTGGTTGTATTCGATTGGTTGTGGGTGTGGTAGCCCAGTGTTTCACTCTGTATTGACAAACTAGTAGTTAGTTCGTCATCCAGCATCTGACGAGAGGCCTGAAATAAAAGATATGGAGGTGAAGAAACAGAACCGACTGCTTCTCAAAAGAAAGCTTAAGCTGAAATGCACAAACCGTGAGCTCACCTTCTCCAGCATCTTCTGCCACACCTGCCTCCACAGCATAATCACAATAATGGCTACAAGGATAAAGATGATGGCCActaaacagccaatcagaatgcGGGTGTTGCTGTCATCTATTTTGTGTGTGGGGTCATCTTCTGcagtgaaacagagagagaggcaaGAGTTGAAGATTTTGAAGGGAGTGTGCTCTTGCAGACCAGCCCAAGCCtttcaccctatgacagctggacGGACCTGCTTTTGAGGGTTAGTTAACATTAATTTGGTAAAAATGTCCATTTATGACACTGCATATCTAAAACCTGCTTAAATCAgtttgtaaaatgcaaatgaaacaTGGAAGTAAACAAATAATATTAAATCTCAATTGCTCTTTATTGAGTGGAATAAGAAAACAGCAAAGAGACATCAATAAGTTAAACCCTTGATAGTTTGCATGCTGTGTTGGTGCATTCATTATCATTGCCAAATGCTCAGACCAATGTTGTTGGGTGTTGCCACAGATTTTGTAACTGATAGGTGTATTATTAGTGTAAGTGAGGTGAGTATTGCACTAACCTGGTGGTGTGTTAGGTGTTTGCTCGGGTGGAGCCAGCGTTGTGTTGTACATGGCTGTGTCTGAAAGGGCAGATAGCACAGAGTTGATCAGAAATTAGCCGAGCTTGTCAACTTTTTATTAAAGCATAGTGAGAAAAAAAGTAGTATTTAGTATTTTTTCAGCAATTCCAGActggcaaagagaggaagtggTGCCCTCAAGCACCTGGTGCTATTTGCAGAAGTCAAACgagggcagccaatcagaagaaggcAGGCTTTTATGAGGCAGAAGTGAAAGCTAGTTGTTTCAGACAGTGGATTGAAGAAAGGGCTGCACAAAAGCCCACTATAAAATCCCAGTATGGgataagtattttttttaaccatccGAAGgtactttaatcaataaaaacacagagcttGAAATGAGCATGATCCACTTTACAATGTAAACCTATTCTAAATACATAACAGACTAGCAGAGAGCATCACACAGCTCTCCAATGTGTACCTGACTGGAAGGTGATCTCGCTGAACAGCATCCAAGCATCAGCAAAATAGAACTGGCACTTGATGGCACTGGCCATGTGATTAGCCAGGTTGACGATGACGAAGCGGGCAGTCGGATTCTTCTCATCCCCCGCTGGGCTGAAGGAGAGCGGCGTGGCCTCCCAGTCGGAGTCAGAGCGGAAGTAACAAACCACCTGACGGAAGGCCTTGGCGCGGCTCGAGAACATGTTGTTGCAGTGGACCTGAGCAGGAAAAACCACCCGGTGAGATGTTTGGAGCTGAGCAGTTATGGAGAATTTCAGCTTTTCTGATCATGAACCTCACCTTCATCGTGGTAAAGTTTCGTATGCGGTCAAACTCAAACATTATTTCTACAAATCCACTCGGGAAGCTCTCATTGTTCCAGCCCACGTAGTCATATCCTGGCCATCCATTGCGTTCATGACTTACTGTAAAATCGTCCAGGCCACACACTCCATCAGTCAGCTGGCCCAAGCCTTCTGTCATACTGAGAAACAGAGAGGCAGAGCATGCTTAATGCTCCGATCTTAAATTCTATGGAGCCTCATACTGAAGAATAACTATTACTACAACTGGTTACTAAAAACAGAAGTTGAATAAACGTCTTTTCACTGCATTTAGCTGATAGATTAAAACATTTGGGGAAGAGGTCAGAGTGTGACATGTGGTGTGACTAAGTGGAAGAAATTCCACTTGAACAAAAGATATTTGTGTTTGGGTTGTAACTAAGGACATCactatatttaatttaaataaattataaacaaTACAATAATTAATCTTGAGTTTAAATTATCATGTTTTAATTTGCCAAAAAGCTAAAGGCATTGTTTTGAAGAGAGAACCGTTATGCACTGGATAATAAAAATCATATCACAATATAAATctgaaaggcaaaaaaaaaaaactttggaaAGGTTAACCAGCCCCAGTAGGAACATTTTTCATATGTTGATCCAGCACTAGGTGGCAGCATTGCATAAATCATTTTCTATCTTTGGCTTTTGGCGTTGATATTGTAATATGGTCCATTTTCTTTTCCCTCTGCCCTTTTTCCTTGACAGAGAAAAGAAGTTTTGTGTCATGGAGGAGATTATTCACCCTACCATAACCCAAACATGAATGTCAACAAAATACTCAGATTGATTCAATCTGGTTTTGTAACTGTGTGAGCGGGCTTGACTCAATTATTCCCATGAGGTATTGCCTAACAGTAAACCACCATGGCCCACTCACCactgtctgtctctgctgtcaCCATAGAAACTGGACAACAACATGGCAAAGGGGGGGATTGTAAGAGGAAGGATGTAAAGTGAGAGGGTGGTGTGTGATGGaggaaaatgacaaaaaaaaaccccaatacaTTAAACACTCACACACCTGTAGGTGATCGCTCCATCATACACAGAGTCATTGAGATAAACAGGATAAGCGGGCAAATTCATCTGTTCTCCCACTGGAGCGTTGTATGAAACAAGGCCGTCtgcaaagcaaagaaaaattatccttttctttctgtttttttaaagtgaatcAGTCTGCTCAATCCCATGGACTTTTATGAGATCCATCATTCATGTCATGCAGAAAGCCTTTGTTTAAAACCACAAAGTTTGTTTTACATTGTAGTTCAGATTTTTACCAAAATGTCAAGCGTCACAAGAGACGGGTGGAATTTTCCACTTTGGTAGCAGTAATAGTCCTCGATGAAGAGGCAGA
Coding sequences within:
- the ddr2a gene encoding discoidin domain-containing receptor 2, whose product is MKHLWDIHFLLLILVYLLGGVTSQVNPGVCRYPLGMSGGQIQDEDISASSQWSESTAARYGRLDFEEGDGAWCPEKTVEPDNLKEFLQIDLRSLHFITLVGTQGRHAGGMGNEFAQMYKIKYSRDGSRWISWRNRQGKQVIEGNRNAYDIVLKDLEPPIIARYVRFMPVTDHSMNVCMRVELYGCEWLDGLVSYNAPVGEQMNLPAYPVYLNDSVYDGAITYSMTEGLGQLTDGVCGLDDFTVSHERNGWPGYDYVGWNNESFPSGFVEIMFEFDRIRNFTTMKVHCNNMFSSRAKAFRQVVCYFRSDSDWEATPLSFSPAGDEKNPTARFVIVNLANHMASAIKCQFYFADAWMLFSEITFQSDTAMYNTTLAPPEQTPNTPPEDDPTHKIDDSNTRILIGCLVAIIFILVAIIVIMLWRQVWQKMLEKASRQMLDDELTTSLSIQSETLGYHTHNQSNTTNAQESNSTYEHIFPLGPDYQEPSRLISKLPEFSQRTEEPSKQANSGSTSTSASKSTASFAVQDGVPHYAEADVVNLQGVTGSNTYAIPAVTMDLLSGKDVAVEEFPRKLLTFKEKLGEGQFGEVHLCEAEGMQEFMNKEFLFDITEDEPVLVAVKMLRSDANKNARNDFLKEIKIMSRLKDPNIIRLLAVCIHSDPFCMITEYMENGDLNQFLSRHEPEGHLALLSNAPTVSFTNLCYMATQIASGMKYLSSLNFVHRDLATRNCLVGKKYTIKIADFGMSRNLYSGDYYRIQGRAVLPIRWMSWESILLGKFTTASDVWAFGVTLWEILNFCKEQPYSQLTDEQVIENTGEFFRDQKRQIYLPQPVLCPDSLYKIMLSCWRRNAKERPSFLEIHRAILEIQS